The following are encoded together in the Phragmites australis chromosome 19, lpPhrAust1.1, whole genome shotgun sequence genome:
- the LOC133900200 gene encoding glutathione S-transferase T2-like yields MENREDYFVNLMNESNNVDDLELCSPIGEQEFPIEHASPPVRKSQKRSANYSEKEDEALVLAWQNISLDAVHGNEQSRATYWREFMLTSMSTKSIVQACALYKEKDKQHRSFQMLHCWNLLKHNEKWISRVVEMNAKKQKTTAKLSPSTSSPSTNSNSCEGHHDALDLENETVTMRRPTGRKSEKEKLRRGGDNLYKEALDNLWAKKEEAEAVKEKKKEERYERAYALEQERLAIEGRAYELDKEKVAIEAKKFKVKSQAIELKRIKEEERIMFMDLSGMSEAQKQYYMSLQNEILTRRACTSS; encoded by the exons ATGGAAAATAGGGAGGACTATTTTGTGAACTTGATGAATGAGAGCAACAATGTTGATGATCTTGAACTGTGTAGTCCAATTGGGGAGCAAGAGTTCCCGATTGAACATGCATCTCCCCCTGTTAGAAAGAGTCAAAAAAGATCAGCCAATTACAGTGAGAAGGAAGATGAGGCGTTGGTGTTGGCATGGCAAAATATTAGTCTAGATGCAGTCCATGGCAACGAGCAATCTCGTGCAACTTATTGGAGAGAATTCATGCTTACTTCAATGAGCACAAAGAGT ATTGTGCAGGCATGTGCTTTGTACAAAGAAAAAGACAAGCAACATAGGTCCTTCCAAATGTTGCATTGTTGGAATTTGTTGAAGCACAATGAAAAGTGGATTAGTAGGGTAGTTGAGATGAatgcaaagaaacaaaagacaACTGCCAAGTTATCTCCTAGTACATCTTCTCCTAGTACCAACTCAAATAGTTGCGAAGGCCATCATGATGCACTAGATCTTGAGAATGAGACTGTGACTATGAGAAGACCAACTGGCAGGAAATCGGAGAAAGAAAAATTACGGCGAGgtggtgataacttgtacaagGAAGCTCTAGATAATTTGTGGGCAAAGAAGGAAGAGGCAGAGGCcgtgaaagagaagaaaaaagaagagcgCTATGAACGAGCATATGCGCTAGAACAAGAGAGGTTGGCAATTGAGGGGAGAGCCTATGAACTTGATAAAGAGAAGGTTGCAATTGAGGCAAAAAAATTTAAGGTAAAAAGCCAAGCGATAGAACTCAAGAGAATTAAGGAGGAAGAGAGAATTATGTTTATGGATCTTAGTGGCATGAGTGAGGCACAAAAACAATACTACATGAGCTTGCAGAATGAGATCCTAACTCGACGAGCCTGTACCTCTAGTTGA